Below is a genomic region from Citrobacter telavivensis.
GATGCCGCCCAGGTGAATCCCAACGGCGGTGCGATTGCCCTCGGCCACCCTCTGGGGGCATCGGGCGGTCGTCTGGCGATGACCGCCGCTTACCAGTTACAGCGTACCGGCGGCCGCTATGCGCTTTGTACGATGTGCATTGGCGTGGGTCAGGGGATCGCATTGATTATTGAACGTGTGTAAGGAGCAGGAATGACCTTGCTAACCCCGTTGATGCGCGGAACGGCGCTCACGACAGAATTTTCAGATTTACAGCTTCTCCAGGGAATGCTCGATTTTGAAGCCGCGCTTGCCCGCGCGCAGGCCGCCTGCGGAGTGATCCCGGCAACGGCCGCCGGGCCTATCGCCCAGGCCTGTCGCGCGGAGTTGTTTGATCTGCCCGCGCTGGCGGAATCGGCGCGGGCGGCAGGCAATCTGGCGATTCCGCTGGTAAAACACTTAACCGAACGGGTGAAGAGCGCAGATCCTGACGCGGCGCGCTACGTCCACTGGGGGGCAACCAGTCAGGATGCGATCGATACCGGTCTGGTGCTGCAACTGCGTGCCGCGCTGAATCACACGCAACGCGCGCTGGGTCAGTTGACAGAAACCTTTGCCCGTCAGGCATTGCACTACCAGCACACCGTCATGCCTGGGCGTACCTGGATGCAGCAGGCGCTGCCGGTGACCTGGGGCTTAAAACTGGCGAGCACGCTTGATGCGCTGCTGCGCTGGCAGGAACGTCTGCAACAGTTGCTGCCTCGCGTCCAGGTGCTGCAGTTTGGCGGCGCGGCGGGAACGCTGGCATCACTCGGACAGGACGCTCTACCGGTGGCAGAGCGGCTTGCGCAGGAACTGGCGCTGACGCTGCCGGATACGCCCTGGCATACCCAGCGCGACAGGCTGTTAGAAGTCGGGGCATGGTATGCCGGTATTGGCGGTACCCTCGGCAAGTTTGCTCAGGACTTTGCGCTGCTGATGCAGACTGAAGTGGCAGAAGTCAGCGAACCTGCCGCCGCAGGTCGGGGCGGATCGTCGGCGATGCCGCATAAACGAAATCCGGTAAGCTGTGCGGCGATCCTGACCGCCACGCAGCGTACGCCAGGGCTGATGGCCACACTCTTTGGTTGTCAGCTACAGCAGCATGAACGCGCGCTCGGCGGCTGGCAGGCTGAATGGGAAGTCCTGCCGGAGGTCGTCATGCTGGTCGGGCACGCGCTGGAGGAAACCCAGCTGCTCGCCCTGCATATGCAGGTTTTTCCGCAAAAGATGCGTGACAACCTGGACATCACCCACGGTCTGATGATGGCGGAAGCGGTCACTCTGGCGCTGGCGGCATTTATCGGCAAACAGGACGCGCACCATCTGATTGAAGGGCTGTGCCATCGCGCAATAGAAAACGATCGATCCCTGCATTCGGTGCTTGTCGATGACCCGCAGGTGATGGCCCATCTTAATGAATCTCAGCTGGCGGCGTTACTGGATCCCGGCACGGCGACCGGCAGCGCGGCACAATTTGTTCAACGTGTGCTTGCACGTTACGAGGAACGACAGCATGGAACTGAATTACCAGATTGATGGCCCGGACGATGCGCCAGTGGTGGTGTTATCCAATTCCCTGGGCACCACGCTTACGATGTGGGCGCCGCAACTTGCCGCGTTGAGCGCACAGTATCGGGTGTTACGCTATGACACTCACGGGCATGGTGCTACGGGTAAAACGGGGCCAACCGATCTCGCCCGGTTAGGGCAGGATGTGATTGCGTTGCTTGACCACCTGGATATTCCGGCAGCGCATTTTTGCGGGATCTCGATGGGAGGGCTCACCGGGCTCTGGCTTGCCTGTCATCATCCTCAGAGGATGCTGAGCGTGACGGTGATAAACAGCGCCGCACGCATCGGTGATGAGGCGGGCTGGCACGCTCGCGCACAACATGTTCGTCAGAACGGACTGCGCGACATTGCCGTCAGCGCACCTGAACGCTGGTTCAGCCCATCCTTTTGTCGGTCCGCACCGCAAACGGTCTCAGCCCTGTGTCAGCAACTCGCGGACTCGTCAGCAGAAGGATACGCCGCCTGCTGTGATGCGCTGGCTACGGCTGATTTACGTGAACAGATTAGCCGTATTACGCGGCCGGTGCTGCTGATCGCCGGAGAATATGACCCGGTCACCACCGTGGACGACGCCCGGTTTATGCATCAGCGTATTGCAGGTTCCGTGCTGGCCGTGGTGAAGGCGTCCCACTTATCCACTATTGAAGCGCCGGCCACGGTGAACGCGGCGTTATTATCGTTTCTGGGAGGACAACATGCAGGATGAAGAACGTTATCAGCAGGGAATGGCCATACGCCGGGGTGTCCTGGGCGATGCGCATGTTGACCGCACCGTGCAAAATCTGACGCCGCTGAATGAAGAATTTCAGAACTTCATTACCCGTTATGCATGGGGTGATATCTGGAGCCGTCCCGGACTGGATCGGCATACGCGCAGTATGATAACCATTGCGATGCTGATTGCGCTCAATCGCGAGGCGGAGCTGAAAATGCATCTCAATGCCGCGTTCAACAACGGTGTAACGCGTGAGGAACTGAAAGAGCTGATCATGCATTCGGCGCTTTACTGCGGATTGCCTGCCGCCAATGCGACGCTGCATCTGGCGCAGCAGGTTTTTGATCAGCGCGACGCCGCGGGGAAATAAATCCGGACACCCCGGCG
It encodes:
- the pcaC gene encoding 4-carboxymuconolactone decarboxylase, which gives rise to MQDEERYQQGMAIRRGVLGDAHVDRTVQNLTPLNEEFQNFITRYAWGDIWSRPGLDRHTRSMITIAMLIALNREAELKMHLNAAFNNGVTREELKELIMHSALYCGLPAANATLHLAQQVFDQRDAAGK
- the pcaD gene encoding 3-oxoadipate enol-lactonase, producing MELNYQIDGPDDAPVVVLSNSLGTTLTMWAPQLAALSAQYRVLRYDTHGHGATGKTGPTDLARLGQDVIALLDHLDIPAAHFCGISMGGLTGLWLACHHPQRMLSVTVINSAARIGDEAGWHARAQHVRQNGLRDIAVSAPERWFSPSFCRSAPQTVSALCQQLADSSAEGYAACCDALATADLREQISRITRPVLLIAGEYDPVTTVDDARFMHQRIAGSVLAVVKASHLSTIEAPATVNAALLSFLGGQHAG
- a CDS encoding 3-carboxy-cis,cis-muconate cycloisomerase, with the protein product MTLLTPLMRGTALTTEFSDLQLLQGMLDFEAALARAQAACGVIPATAAGPIAQACRAELFDLPALAESARAAGNLAIPLVKHLTERVKSADPDAARYVHWGATSQDAIDTGLVLQLRAALNHTQRALGQLTETFARQALHYQHTVMPGRTWMQQALPVTWGLKLASTLDALLRWQERLQQLLPRVQVLQFGGAAGTLASLGQDALPVAERLAQELALTLPDTPWHTQRDRLLEVGAWYAGIGGTLGKFAQDFALLMQTEVAEVSEPAAAGRGGSSAMPHKRNPVSCAAILTATQRTPGLMATLFGCQLQQHERALGGWQAEWEVLPEVVMLVGHALEETQLLALHMQVFPQKMRDNLDITHGLMMAEAVTLALAAFIGKQDAHHLIEGLCHRAIENDRSLHSVLVDDPQVMAHLNESQLAALLDPGTATGSAAQFVQRVLARYEERQHGTELPD